A stretch of the Mycolicibacterium celeriflavum genome encodes the following:
- a CDS encoding TetR/AcrR family transcriptional regulator, whose protein sequence is MPKLIDRDGRRREIAEAVWRIVVRDGVSAVSIRDVAAEAGLAVGSVRHVFSTKAELLQYSMALVHEQARERVQKHFALQDPRKLAEAVLAEMMPLDDHRRVEMAVNMAVVTESPSDPSLRRVALDAQHAVADACRGVLAVLQHAKLIRDDVDLDYEADRLHALVDGLALHALTVDSKDLRPRALLDLLRTHLADLEPTGRRR, encoded by the coding sequence GTGCCAAAACTGATCGACCGCGATGGCCGCCGCCGTGAGATTGCCGAGGCGGTCTGGCGCATCGTGGTCCGTGACGGCGTCTCCGCCGTGTCGATCCGCGATGTCGCCGCCGAAGCCGGTCTTGCCGTCGGGTCGGTGCGCCACGTTTTTTCGACAAAGGCCGAGTTGCTGCAGTACTCAATGGCGTTGGTGCACGAGCAAGCCCGTGAGCGGGTGCAGAAGCACTTTGCGTTGCAGGACCCTCGCAAGCTCGCGGAAGCGGTGCTCGCCGAGATGATGCCGCTCGACGACCACCGGCGCGTGGAGATGGCGGTCAACATGGCGGTGGTCACAGAGAGCCCGTCGGATCCATCGTTGCGCCGGGTGGCTCTCGATGCGCAGCACGCGGTCGCCGATGCCTGCCGAGGTGTCCTGGCGGTGCTTCAACACGCCAAGCTCATCCGCGACGACGTCGACCTCGACTACGAAGCCGACCGGCTCCACGCGCTTGTCGATGGCCTTGCGCTGCACGCGCTGACCGTCGATTCAAAAGATCTGCGGCCCAGGGCCCTTCTCGATCTGCTGCGAACTCACCTCGCTGATCTGGAGCCGACCGGCCGGCGGCGTTGA
- a CDS encoding argininosuccinate synthase translates to MSERVILAYSGGLDTSVAISWIGKETGREVVAVAIDLGQGGEDMEVIRKRALDCGAVEAVVVDAKDEFADEYCLAAIQSNALYMDRYPLVSALSRPLIVKHLVTAAREHGGGIVAHGCTGKGNDQVRFEVGFASLAPDLEVLAPVRDYAWTREKAIAFAEENAIPINVTKRSPFSIDQNVWGRAVETGFLEHLWNAPTKDVYDYTEDPTLNWSTPDEVIVGFERGVPVSIDGRPVSVLQAIEELNRRAGEQGVGRLDVVEDRLVGIKSREIYEAPGAMVLITAHTELEHVTLERELGRFKRHTDQKWGELVYDGLWYSPLKTALESFVAKTQEHVTGEIRMELHGGHISVNGRRSAESLYDFNLATYDEGDTFDQSAARGFVQIHGLSSSISARRDLGT, encoded by the coding sequence ATGTCAGAACGCGTCATCCTGGCGTATTCGGGCGGCCTGGACACTTCGGTGGCGATCAGTTGGATCGGCAAGGAGACCGGCCGCGAGGTGGTCGCCGTCGCGATTGACCTCGGACAGGGCGGCGAAGACATGGAGGTCATCCGCAAGCGGGCGCTCGACTGCGGCGCCGTGGAGGCCGTGGTCGTCGATGCCAAGGACGAGTTCGCCGACGAATACTGCCTGGCCGCAATCCAGTCCAACGCCCTGTACATGGACCGCTATCCGCTGGTCTCGGCGCTGAGCCGACCACTGATCGTCAAGCACCTGGTGACCGCGGCCCGCGAGCACGGCGGCGGTATCGTCGCGCACGGGTGCACCGGCAAGGGCAACGACCAGGTTCGCTTCGAAGTCGGATTCGCCTCGCTGGCACCGGATCTCGAAGTGCTGGCACCGGTGCGCGACTACGCGTGGACGCGGGAGAAGGCGATCGCGTTCGCCGAGGAGAACGCGATCCCGATCAACGTCACCAAGCGATCACCGTTCTCGATCGACCAGAACGTCTGGGGCCGCGCCGTGGAGACCGGCTTCCTCGAACACCTGTGGAACGCCCCCACCAAGGACGTCTACGACTACACCGAGGACCCGACGCTCAACTGGAGCACCCCCGACGAGGTGATCGTCGGTTTCGAACGCGGCGTTCCGGTTTCGATCGACGGCCGGCCGGTGAGCGTGCTGCAGGCCATCGAGGAGCTCAACCGCCGCGCCGGCGAGCAGGGTGTCGGTAGGCTCGACGTCGTCGAGGACCGGCTGGTCGGCATCAAGAGCCGCGAGATCTACGAGGCGCCGGGCGCGATGGTGTTGATCACCGCACACACTGAACTCGAGCACGTCACGCTCGAGCGCGAACTCGGCCGGTTCAAGCGCCACACCGACCAGAAGTGGGGCGAGTTGGTCTATGACGGGCTGTGGTACTCGCCGCTGAAAACCGCGCTGGAGTCGTTCGTCGCCAAGACCCAGGAACACGTGACCGGCGAGATCCGAATGGAATTGCACGGCGGGCACATCTCGGTCAACGGCCGCCGCAGCGCGGAATCTCTATACGACTTCAACCTGGCCACTTATGACGAGGGCGATACGTTCGACCAGTCAGCTGCCCGGGGTTTCGTGCAGATCCACGGCCTGTCGTCGAGCATCTCGGCCCGCCGGGACCTGGGCACATGA
- the argJ gene encoding bifunctional glutamate N-acetyltransferase/amino-acid acetyltransferase ArgJ, with protein sequence MTGSDVAGPAAPATESRLVRTQGVTAPEGFRATGIAAGIKASGALDLALVFNEGPDYAAAGVFTRNQVRAAPVLWSQQVLTTGRLRAVILNSGGANACTGPRGFADTHATAEAVAEALSDWGTETGAIEVAVCSTGLIGDRLPMDKVLPGVQEIVHELAGGLTGGEEAARAIMTTDTVPKQVALHHGGNWTVGAMAKGAGMMAPSLATMLCVITTDAVADSAALDQALRRAAARTFDRLDVDGSCSTNDSVLLLASGASAIEPSQSELDDAVLRVCDDLCQQLQADAEGVTKRIVVTVTGAASEEDALFGARLIARDSLVKTALFGSDPNWGRVLAAIGMAPFTVDPERMTVAFNEIPVWQDGAPQPGAREVDLSGADITVTIDLGDGSGQASIRTTDLSHGYVEENSAYSS encoded by the coding sequence GTGACGGGCTCTGATGTCGCCGGCCCGGCGGCTCCGGCGACGGAGAGTCGGCTCGTCCGCACCCAAGGGGTGACCGCCCCCGAGGGCTTCCGCGCGACCGGTATCGCCGCCGGTATCAAGGCGTCCGGGGCGTTGGACCTGGCGCTGGTGTTCAACGAGGGGCCGGACTATGCCGCCGCGGGAGTGTTCACCCGCAACCAAGTCAGGGCGGCGCCGGTGCTGTGGAGCCAACAGGTGCTCACCACCGGCCGTCTCCGCGCGGTGATCCTGAACTCCGGCGGCGCCAACGCCTGCACCGGCCCCCGGGGCTTCGCGGACACCCATGCCACCGCCGAGGCCGTCGCAGAAGCGCTGAGCGATTGGGGCACGGAGACGGGTGCGATCGAGGTGGCGGTCTGCTCGACGGGGTTGATCGGCGACCGGCTACCGATGGACAAGGTGCTGCCCGGCGTCCAAGAAATCGTCCACGAGCTGGCCGGCGGGCTCACCGGCGGTGAGGAAGCCGCGCGCGCCATCATGACCACCGACACCGTGCCCAAACAGGTTGCGCTGCACCACGGCGGAAACTGGACCGTCGGCGCAATGGCCAAGGGTGCGGGCATGATGGCTCCGTCGCTGGCCACCATGCTGTGCGTCATCACCACCGACGCGGTAGCCGACTCCGCCGCGCTGGACCAGGCCCTGCGCAGGGCCGCCGCGAGGACCTTCGACCGCCTCGACGTCGACGGCAGTTGCTCGACCAACGACTCGGTGCTGTTGCTGGCCTCCGGCGCGAGCGCGATCGAGCCCAGCCAGAGCGAACTCGACGATGCGGTGCTGCGTGTGTGCGACGACCTGTGTCAACAACTGCAGGCCGACGCCGAGGGCGTGACCAAGCGCATCGTCGTCACGGTGACGGGCGCAGCGTCCGAGGAGGACGCGCTGTTCGGCGCGCGGCTCATCGCGCGCGACAGCCTGGTGAAGACCGCGTTGTTCGGATCCGACCCCAACTGGGGCCGTGTGCTCGCGGCCATCGGCATGGCCCCGTTCACGGTGGACCCGGAGCGGATGACCGTGGCGTTCAACGAGATCCCGGTGTGGCAGGACGGTGCCCCGCAACCGGGCGCGCGTGAAGTCGATCTATCCGGCGCGGACATCACCGTCACCATCGACCTCGGCGACGGCTCCGGACAAGCCTCGATCCGCACCACCGACCTGTCGCACGGATACGTCGAAGAGAACTCCGCGTACAGCTCATGA
- a CDS encoding TIGR03618 family F420-dependent PPOX class oxidoreductase → MADISAFTELIPDDHGLCVLNTLRRDGSIQSSVVNAGVLPHPVTGRPVVGLVAIGGSRKLHNLRADARTTIVARAGWQWASVEGRAELIGPDDSHPDVDREGLTALLRNVFQAAGGTHDDWDTYDRVMAEERRTAVLIAPERIYTNPEPG, encoded by the coding sequence GTGGCTGATATATCCGCGTTCACCGAACTGATTCCGGACGACCACGGACTGTGCGTGCTGAACACGCTGCGGCGTGACGGCAGTATCCAGTCGTCCGTGGTCAACGCCGGAGTCCTTCCCCACCCGGTCACCGGCCGGCCGGTGGTCGGTCTCGTCGCGATCGGCGGCTCCCGCAAGCTGCACAATCTACGTGCCGACGCCAGAACGACAATCGTCGCGCGCGCCGGTTGGCAATGGGCGAGCGTGGAGGGGCGCGCCGAGCTCATCGGACCCGACGACTCGCATCCCGATGTCGACCGTGAAGGCTTGACAGCCCTGTTACGCAACGTCTTCCAAGCCGCCGGCGGAACCCATGACGACTGGGACACCTATGACAGGGTGATGGCAGAGGAAAGGCGAACCGCCGTCCTGATCGCGCCTGAGCGCATCTACACCAATCCCGAGCCCGGGTAG
- a CDS encoding arginine repressor, which yields MTSAATRAGRQARIVAILSSQSVHSQTELATLLAEEGIEVTQATLSRDLEELGAVKLRGADGGVGVYVVPEDGSPVRAVSGGTERMSRLLAELLVSTDASGNLAILRTPPGAAHYLASAMDRAALPFVVGTVAGDDTILVVAREPMTGAELATKLESIRTKETC from the coding sequence GTGACTTCCGCGGCGACCAGAGCCGGCAGACAGGCTCGTATCGTGGCGATCCTGTCGTCGCAGTCGGTGCACAGCCAGACCGAGTTGGCCACCTTGCTGGCCGAGGAGGGCATCGAGGTCACCCAGGCCACGCTGTCGCGCGACCTCGAGGAACTCGGCGCGGTGAAGCTTCGCGGCGCCGACGGCGGCGTCGGCGTGTACGTCGTTCCGGAGGACGGCAGCCCGGTGCGCGCTGTTTCCGGTGGTACGGAACGGATGTCGCGGCTGCTGGCCGAACTGCTGGTGTCGACCGACGCCAGCGGCAACCTTGCGATCCTGCGCACCCCGCCCGGTGCGGCGCACTACCTGGCCAGCGCGATGGACCGCGCGGCACTGCCGTTCGTCGTCGGCACCGTCGCCGGTGATGACACCATCCTGGTCGTCGCGCGTGAGCCGATGACCGGCGCCGAGCTGGCAACGAAACTCGAGAGCATTCGAACAAAGGAGACTTGCTGA
- a CDS encoding acetylornithine transaminase, which translates to MTLQERWQAVMMNNYGTPPLALSSGDGAVVTDADGKSYLDLLGGIAVNILGHRHPAVIEAVTRQLNTLGHTSNLYATEPGIALAEALVGLLGAEGARVFFCNSGTEANEIAFKITRLTGRTKLVAAQGAFHGRTMGSLALTGQPSKQEPFAPLPGDVTHVPYGDIDALARAVDQDTAAVFLEPIMGEGGVVVPPAGYLVAAREITAQHGALLVLDEVQTGMGRTGAFFAHQHDGITPDIVTLAKGLGGGLPIGACLATGTTADLLTPGMHGSTFGGNPVCAAAALAVLRVLADEGLIGRAEVLGKTLSAGIEALGHPLIDHVRGRGLLRGVVLTAESAKALEAAARDSGFLVNAAAPDVIRLAPPLIITEAQIDGFLTALPAILDKGAAS; encoded by the coding sequence ATGACACTTCAAGAACGCTGGCAGGCCGTCATGATGAACAACTACGGCACCCCGCCGCTCGCGTTGTCCAGCGGTGACGGCGCCGTGGTGACCGACGCCGACGGCAAGTCCTACCTGGACCTGCTCGGCGGCATCGCGGTGAACATCCTCGGCCATCGGCACCCCGCGGTGATCGAGGCGGTCACCCGGCAGCTCAATACGCTGGGACACACCTCGAACCTGTATGCCACCGAACCCGGCATCGCGCTGGCCGAAGCCCTGGTCGGACTGCTCGGCGCCGAGGGCGCCAGAGTCTTCTTCTGCAACTCGGGCACCGAGGCGAACGAAATCGCCTTCAAGATCACCCGACTCACCGGTCGCACGAAACTTGTTGCGGCGCAGGGAGCTTTTCACGGCCGCACGATGGGCTCACTGGCCTTGACCGGGCAGCCGTCGAAGCAGGAGCCGTTCGCGCCGCTGCCCGGCGACGTCACCCACGTGCCCTACGGCGACATCGACGCACTGGCGCGCGCTGTCGATCAGGACACCGCCGCCGTGTTCCTCGAACCGATCATGGGCGAGGGCGGTGTCGTGGTCCCACCCGCGGGCTACCTCGTCGCCGCGCGGGAGATCACCGCGCAGCACGGCGCGCTGCTGGTGCTCGACGAGGTGCAGACCGGAATGGGCCGCACCGGCGCGTTTTTCGCCCATCAGCACGACGGCATCACCCCGGACATCGTGACCCTGGCCAAGGGGCTGGGCGGTGGATTGCCGATCGGCGCGTGCCTCGCGACCGGCACGACCGCCGACCTACTGACCCCCGGGATGCACGGCAGCACCTTCGGTGGCAACCCAGTCTGCGCCGCCGCGGCGCTGGCGGTGTTGCGGGTGCTGGCCGACGAGGGCCTGATCGGGCGCGCCGAGGTGCTCGGCAAGACCCTGTCGGCAGGTATCGAAGCGCTCGGCCATCCGCTGATCGACCATGTCCGCGGGCGGGGATTGCTGCGCGGTGTCGTGCTGACCGCCGAGTCCGCCAAAGCCCTTGAGGCGGCGGCGCGCGACTCCGGGTTCCTGGTCAACGCCGCAGCGCCGGACGTGATCCGGCTGGCTCCACCGCTGATCATCACCGAGGCCCAGATCGACGGCTTCCTCACCGCGCTGCCCGCCATCCTCGACAAAGGCGCCGCGTCATGA
- the argC gene encoding N-acetyl-gamma-glutamyl-phosphate reductase: MVSVAVAGASGYAGGEILRLLLGHPAYADGRLTIGALTAAASAGTLLAEHHPHLLPLANRVLEATDKDVLSGHDVVFLGLPHGHSAELADQLGADTLIIDCGADFRLTDAAAWERFYGSAHAGSWPYGLPELPGARDRLRGAKRIAVPGCYPTAALLALWPAIAEDLIEPAVTVVSVSGASGAGRAVKADLLGAELIGSARAYNVGGRHRHTPEIAQGLRAVTDKDVTVSFTPVLIPTSRGILATCTARTTVPLSEIRAAYEKAYDAEPFVYLLPEGQLPKTGSVLGSNAAQLAVAVDEDAQTFVGIAAIDNLVKGTGGAAVQSMNLALGWPETEGLSIVGVAP; encoded by the coding sequence ATGGTTTCAGTGGCGGTGGCCGGCGCCAGCGGATATGCCGGTGGCGAGATTCTTCGACTCCTGCTCGGCCATCCCGCATACGCCGATGGGCGCCTGACGATCGGGGCGCTGACCGCCGCAGCGAGCGCGGGGACGCTGCTGGCCGAGCATCATCCGCATCTGTTGCCGCTGGCCAACCGGGTCCTGGAGGCCACCGACAAAGACGTGTTGAGCGGCCACGACGTGGTCTTCCTCGGGTTGCCGCACGGGCATTCGGCGGAGCTGGCCGATCAACTCGGCGCCGACACCCTGATCATCGACTGCGGCGCTGACTTCCGGCTCACCGACGCCGCGGCATGGGAGCGGTTCTACGGGTCGGCCCATGCGGGCAGCTGGCCGTACGGTCTGCCGGAGCTGCCCGGGGCCCGCGACCGGCTGCGCGGCGCGAAGCGGATCGCGGTGCCCGGCTGCTATCCGACCGCGGCACTGTTGGCGCTGTGGCCCGCGATCGCCGAAGACCTCATCGAGCCCGCCGTGACCGTGGTCTCGGTCAGCGGCGCCTCGGGCGCCGGCCGTGCCGTCAAAGCCGATTTGCTCGGCGCCGAGTTGATCGGCTCCGCGCGGGCCTACAACGTCGGCGGCAGGCACCGGCATACACCGGAGATCGCCCAGGGGCTGCGCGCGGTCACGGACAAGGACGTGACGGTGTCGTTCACGCCGGTGCTGATCCCGACCTCGCGCGGTATTCTGGCCACCTGCACCGCCCGCACCACCGTGCCGCTGTCAGAAATTCGCGCTGCTTACGAAAAGGCTTACGACGCTGAGCCTTTCGTGTATCTCCTACCGGAAGGCCAGCTCCCGAAGACCGGTTCAGTGCTCGGCAGCAACGCGGCCCAGTTGGCCGTCGCCGTGGACGAAGATGCGCAGACGTTCGTCGGCATCGCCGCGATCGACAACCTCGTCAAGGGCACGGGCGGCGCCGCGGTGCAATCGATGAACCTGGCGCTCGGCTGGCCGGAGACCGAAGGCCTTTCGATCGTGGGAGTGGCGCCGTGA
- the argF gene encoding ornithine carbamoyltransferase translates to MTLRHFLRDDDLNPDEQAEVLALAAELKAQPFSRRPLEGPSGVAVIFDKNSTRTRFSFEMGIAQLGGHAVVVDGRSTQLGRDETLEDTGRVLSRYVKAIVWRTFAQDRLTAMAAGASVPIVNALSDEFHPCQVLADLQTLAERKGSLAGLRMSYFGDGANNMAHSLMLGGATAGVHVTVAAPPGFQPHRDFVDAAQKRASETGATVTVTADPNAAADGADVLVTDTWTSMGQENDGLDRVGPFRPFQVNDQLLTRAEADAVVLHCLPAHRGEEITDDVIDGPRSAVWDEAENRLHAQKALLVWLLEQA, encoded by the coding sequence ATGACACTGCGGCATTTTCTGCGCGACGACGACCTGAACCCAGACGAGCAGGCCGAGGTGCTCGCGCTCGCGGCCGAACTCAAGGCGCAGCCGTTCAGCCGTCGCCCGCTGGAGGGCCCGAGCGGGGTGGCCGTCATCTTCGACAAGAACTCCACCCGCACCCGGTTCTCCTTCGAGATGGGCATCGCCCAACTCGGCGGCCACGCAGTCGTCGTCGACGGTCGCAGCACTCAGCTCGGAAGGGATGAGACGTTGGAGGACACCGGACGGGTGCTGTCGCGCTACGTCAAGGCGATCGTGTGGCGAACGTTCGCCCAGGACCGGCTGACCGCGATGGCGGCGGGTGCGAGCGTGCCGATCGTCAACGCCCTGTCCGACGAGTTTCACCCGTGCCAGGTGCTCGCCGACCTGCAGACGCTCGCTGAGCGCAAGGGGTCGCTCGCCGGCCTTCGGATGTCCTACTTCGGCGACGGCGCCAACAACATGGCGCACTCGCTGATGCTGGGCGGCGCGACGGCGGGCGTGCACGTCACAGTCGCGGCGCCGCCCGGTTTCCAACCGCATCGGGACTTCGTCGACGCCGCGCAGAAACGCGCGTCGGAAACCGGTGCGACGGTCACGGTCACGGCGGACCCGAACGCGGCGGCCGACGGCGCCGACGTGCTCGTCACCGACACCTGGACGTCGATGGGCCAGGAGAACGACGGCTTGGATCGGGTGGGGCCGTTCCGGCCGTTCCAGGTCAACGACCAGCTGCTGACCCGAGCCGAGGCCGACGCCGTTGTGCTGCACTGCCTTCCGGCGCACCGAGGCGAGGAGATCACCGATGACGTGATCGACGGGCCGCGCAGCGCGGTGTGGGACGAGGCCGAGAACCGGCTGCATGCGCAGAAGGCGCTACTGGTGTGGCTCTTGGAGCAAGCGTGA
- the argH gene encoding argininosuccinate lyase, translating to MSTNEGSLWGGRFAGGPSDALAALSKSTHFDWVLAPYDIRASKAHAQVLFNAGLLTDEQRDGLVAGLDSLAADVADGSFAPLPTDEDVHGALERGLIDRVGPELGGRLRAGRSRNDQVATLFRMWLRDASRRVAEGALEVVEALATQAAAHPTAIMPGKTHLQSAQPILLAHHLLAHAHPLLRDVDRLVDFDKRAAVSPYGSGALAGSSLGLDPDAIAADLGFDAAADNSVDATASRDFAAEAAFVLSMIGVDLSRLAEDIILWSTTEFGYITLHDSWSTGSSIMPQKKNPDIAELARGKSGRLIGNLTGLLATLKAQPLAYNRDLQEDKEPVFDSVAQLELLLPAMAGLVTTLRFDVDRMAELAPLGYTLATDVAEWLVRRGVPFRVAHEAAGAAVRAAEARGVGLEDLEDAELASIHPELTPQVREVLTIEGSVNSRDARGGTAPIQVAKQLGVIRETADRLRVRLRR from the coding sequence GTGAGCACCAACGAGGGGTCGCTGTGGGGCGGTCGGTTCGCCGGCGGCCCTTCGGACGCGCTGGCGGCGCTGTCCAAGTCGACCCACTTCGACTGGGTGCTCGCGCCTTACGACATCCGGGCGTCAAAAGCGCACGCCCAGGTGCTGTTCAACGCCGGTCTGCTGACCGACGAGCAGCGCGACGGCCTGGTCGCCGGCCTCGACAGCCTGGCCGCCGATGTCGCCGACGGCAGCTTCGCGCCGCTGCCGACCGACGAAGATGTGCACGGCGCACTGGAACGCGGGCTGATCGATCGGGTCGGCCCCGAACTCGGCGGCCGCCTGAGGGCCGGCCGCTCGCGAAACGACCAGGTGGCCACGCTGTTTCGGATGTGGTTGCGCGACGCGAGCAGGCGCGTCGCAGAGGGTGCACTGGAAGTCGTCGAAGCGCTGGCGACGCAGGCGGCGGCCCACCCGACTGCGATCATGCCCGGTAAGACGCACCTGCAGTCGGCACAGCCGATCTTGCTCGCGCACCATCTGCTCGCACACGCGCACCCGCTGTTGCGCGACGTCGACCGGCTGGTCGACTTCGACAAGCGAGCGGCGGTGTCGCCCTATGGTTCCGGGGCACTGGCGGGCTCGTCGCTGGGCCTGGATCCCGATGCGATCGCCGCGGACCTCGGCTTCGACGCGGCTGCCGACAATTCCGTCGACGCGACGGCATCGCGCGACTTCGCGGCCGAGGCCGCGTTCGTGTTATCGATGATCGGCGTTGACCTGTCGCGGCTCGCAGAGGACATCATCTTGTGGAGTACAACGGAGTTCGGCTACATCACCTTGCATGACTCCTGGTCGACCGGCAGCTCGATCATGCCGCAGAAGAAGAACCCCGACATCGCCGAACTGGCTCGCGGCAAGTCGGGCCGACTGATCGGCAACCTCACCGGGCTGCTGGCCACGCTGAAAGCGCAGCCGCTGGCCTACAACCGGGATCTGCAGGAGGACAAGGAGCCGGTGTTCGACTCCGTCGCCCAGTTGGAGCTGCTGCTGCCGGCGATGGCCGGGCTGGTGACGACGTTGCGCTTCGACGTCGACCGGATGGCCGAACTCGCCCCGCTGGGCTACACATTGGCGACCGACGTCGCGGAGTGGCTGGTTCGCAGGGGGGTGCCGTTCCGCGTCGCGCACGAGGCCGCAGGCGCAGCGGTCCGCGCGGCCGAGGCGCGGGGTGTCGGCCTGGAAGACCTGGAGGACGCCGAACTCGCCTCGATACACCCCGAACTGACGCCCCAGGTACGCGAGGTGCTCACCATCGAAGGCTCGGTGAACTCCCGCGACGCCCGCGGTGGCACGGCGCCGATCCAGGTCGCCAAGCAGCTCGGCGTCATCCGTGAGACCGCCGACCGGTTGCGGGTACGTTTGAGGAGATGA
- the argB gene encoding acetylglutamate kinase — translation MTVETPLKAQVLAAALPWLKQMHNKIVVIKYGGNAMTDDVLKTAFAADMVFLRNCGIHPVVVHGGGPQISAMLTRLGIQGDFKGGFRVTTPEVLDVARMVLFGQVGRELVNLINAHGPYAVGVTGEDAQLFTAVRRDVMVDGVATDIGLVGDVERVDPSTLIDLIGAGRIPVVSTIAPDVDGVVHNINADTAAAALAEGLGAEKLIMLTDVEGLYTNWPDRDSLVSEIDSAALTQLLPTLETGMVPKMEACLRAVTGGVPSAHVIDGRVEHCVLVELFTDEGTGTKVVRP, via the coding sequence ATGACCGTCGAAACCCCGCTCAAGGCGCAGGTGTTGGCGGCGGCGCTGCCGTGGCTCAAGCAGATGCACAACAAGATCGTCGTCATCAAGTACGGCGGCAACGCGATGACCGACGACGTGCTCAAAACCGCGTTCGCCGCCGACATGGTGTTCCTGCGCAACTGCGGCATCCACCCCGTCGTGGTGCACGGCGGCGGACCGCAGATCAGCGCGATGCTCACGAGACTGGGCATCCAGGGCGATTTCAAGGGCGGGTTCCGCGTCACGACCCCCGAAGTGCTCGACGTCGCGCGGATGGTGCTGTTCGGTCAGGTCGGCCGGGAACTGGTGAACCTGATCAACGCGCACGGGCCCTACGCGGTCGGCGTCACCGGTGAGGACGCGCAGTTGTTCACCGCCGTGCGTCGCGACGTCATGGTCGATGGCGTGGCCACCGACATCGGCCTGGTCGGCGACGTCGAACGCGTCGATCCGAGCACGTTGATCGACCTGATCGGGGCGGGCCGCATCCCGGTGGTCTCGACGATCGCCCCCGACGTCGACGGCGTCGTGCACAACATCAATGCCGACACCGCGGCCGCCGCGTTGGCCGAGGGTCTCGGCGCGGAGAAGCTGATCATGCTGACCGACGTCGAGGGCCTATACACCAACTGGCCGGACCGCGACTCACTGGTCAGCGAAATCGACTCCGCCGCACTGACACAACTGTTACCGACGTTGGAAACCGGCATGGTGCCCAAGATGGAAGCCTGCCTACGGGCCGTCACGGGCGGGGTGCCGAGCGCACACGTCATCGACGGCCGGGTCGAACACTGTGTGCTGGTCGAACTGTTCACCGACGAAGGGACGGGCACGAAAGTGGTGCGCCCATGA